One segment of Penaeus vannamei isolate JL-2024 unplaced genomic scaffold, ASM4276789v1 unanchor1029, whole genome shotgun sequence DNA contains the following:
- the LOC113824886 gene encoding putative nuclease HARBI1 has product MYFHIYNYMKIIIEVTECNIKKEIMEFLWALEHDRLRRERVFKDRLNPLAVSDAHLLRFPRNDIQWLCESLGAHISRHTNRSHSVPVATQVLVALRFYASGSFQSVIGDSVGISQSSVSRIINAVTDAIFNIAQRDIKMPRRREEIQKIKQDFFAVCGFPNVLGAIDCTHIPIKAPRQEHLYLNRKRVHSLNVQVVSDASSRILSFSAKFPGSVHDSYIWNDSILRRHFQEQQFGHSYLLGDSGYPLETCLMTPLAETRTAAEVRYNSSHARTRAVIEQTFGVLKSRFRCLHKSGGALQYTPEKCAKIVACCMLLHNICVKRGIPFQDILENDDPPEEAVMNFIPERSAQQERVALINGSF; this is encoded by the exons atgtatttccatatatacaattatatgaagATCATAATAGAAGTCACTGAATgtaatataaagaaggaaat AATGGAGTTTTTATGGGCACTGGAACATGACCGactaaggagagaaagggtgttcAAAGACAGACTTAACCCTCTGGCAGTTAGTGATGCCCATCTGTTAAG GTTCCCTCGCAATGATATTCAGTGGCTGTGCGAAAGCCTCGGGGCCCATATTTCAAGACACACCAACAGGTCCCACTCAGTACCTGTGGCCACACAAGTGCTGGTTGCCTTGCGATTCTACGCAAGTGGCAGCTTTCAGAGTGTGATAGGGGACTCTGTTGGAATTAGCCAGTCCAGTGTGTCTCGCATCATAAATGCTGTGACTGATGCTATTTTTAACATAGCTCAGAGGGACATAAAGATGCCTCGTAGGAGGGAAGAAATTCAGAAGATCAAACAGGACTTCTTCGCAGTTTGTGGCTTCCCAAACGTGCTGGGGGCCATTGACTGTACCCACATTCCAATCAAAGCTCCAAGGCAAGAACATCTTTATCTAAATAGAAAGAGGGTCCATTCTTTAAATGTTCAAGTAGTATCGGATGCAAGTTCGAGAATTTTGAGTTTTTCTGCAAAATTCCCTGGAAGTGTGCATGATTCCTACATCTGGAATGACAGCATTTTGCGTCGACACTTCCAAGAACAACAGTTCGGGCACTCATACTTACTtg GGGATTCAGGATATCCTCTTGAAACTTGCCTCATGACACCTCTGGCAGAAACAAGAACGGCAGCAGAAGTACGCTACAACAGTAGCCATGCTCGCACACGAGCAGTTATAGAACAAACTTTTGGGGTGCTGAAAAGTAGGTTCCGCTGCTTGCATAAGTCAGGTGGTGCACTCCAATATACGCCAGAAAAGTGTGCAAAAATTGTAGCTTGTTGCATGCTTCTGCACAATATCTGTGTCAAAAGAGGCATACCTTTCCAAGACATCCTAGAAAATGACGACCCACCCGAGGAAGCAGTGATGAATTTCATTCCTGAGAGAAGTGCTCAGCAGGAGAGGGTGGCATTAATAAATGGCTCATTCTGA